One window of Chamaesiphon minutus PCC 6605 genomic DNA carries:
- the lepA gene encoding translation elongation factor 4, which yields MTNVPVSRIRNFSIIAHIDHGKSTLADRLLQDTGTVSNREMKEQFLDNMDLERERGITIKLQAARMNYRALDGQDYVLNLIDTPGHVDFSYEVSRSLLACEGALLVVDASQGVEAQTLANVYLALESNLEIIPVLNKIDLPGAEPERVRAEVEEIIGLDCSGAILTSAKQGIGIQEILESVVTLVPPPRDTIDEPLRALIFDSYYDSYRGVIVYFRVMDGSVKRGDKVRLMASGKEYVIDELGILSPTQIEVDELHAGEVGYFAASIKAVGDARVGDTITLVSKPAPNPLDGYAEAKPMVFCGLFPTDADQYPELREALDKLRLNDAALQYEPETSSAMGFGFRCGFLGLLHMEIVQERLEREYDLDLITTAPSVVYRVTDNHGTQTYIDNPSTLPDPNHRQKIEEPYVKLEMITPEEYVGTLMELCQNRRGEFKDMKYLTKGRTTVIYEMPLAEVVTDFFDRMKSNTRGYASMEYQPIGYRENHLVKLDLMINGDPVDALAMIVHRDKAYNVGRAMTEKLKELIPRHQFKVPIQAAIGSKIIASENIPALRKDVLAKCYGGDISRKKKLLQKQAKGKKRMKSVGTVDVPQEAFMAVLKLNKDA from the coding sequence ATGACCAATGTGCCTGTTTCGCGAATTCGCAACTTTTCGATTATCGCTCACATCGACCATGGTAAATCTACTCTGGCCGATCGATTGTTGCAGGATACTGGTACCGTTAGCAATCGGGAGATGAAGGAACAGTTTCTCGACAATATGGACTTAGAGCGGGAGCGGGGCATTACGATCAAACTCCAAGCCGCGCGGATGAATTATCGCGCTCTAGACGGGCAAGATTACGTCCTGAATCTGATCGATACACCCGGACATGTAGACTTCTCTTATGAGGTGTCTAGAAGCCTATTAGCGTGCGAAGGGGCGTTACTCGTCGTCGATGCTTCGCAGGGTGTAGAAGCACAAACATTAGCTAACGTCTATTTAGCATTAGAAAGTAATTTAGAAATCATTCCCGTCCTGAATAAAATCGATTTACCAGGAGCCGAACCCGAACGTGTTAGAGCGGAAGTTGAAGAAATTATCGGGTTGGATTGTAGCGGGGCGATTTTAACATCAGCCAAGCAGGGGATAGGGATTCAAGAGATTTTAGAATCGGTAGTGACACTGGTACCGCCACCGCGCGATACGATCGACGAACCATTACGCGCGTTGATTTTCGATAGTTATTACGACAGCTATCGCGGCGTAATCGTCTATTTCCGCGTCATGGATGGCAGCGTCAAACGCGGTGATAAAGTCCGACTAATGGCTAGCGGTAAGGAATATGTCATCGACGAACTCGGTATTCTTTCCCCCACTCAAATTGAAGTGGACGAACTGCACGCTGGGGAAGTAGGCTACTTTGCGGCATCGATCAAAGCTGTCGGCGATGCGCGGGTGGGAGATACGATTACGCTAGTGAGCAAGCCAGCACCCAACCCACTCGATGGTTATGCCGAAGCCAAGCCGATGGTATTTTGTGGGTTGTTTCCGACAGATGCAGATCAATATCCAGAGTTGCGCGAAGCTCTCGATAAATTACGGCTAAATGATGCCGCTCTCCAATACGAGCCAGAAACATCAAGCGCGATGGGTTTTGGTTTCCGCTGCGGATTTTTGGGACTTCTGCACATGGAAATCGTCCAAGAACGCCTGGAACGAGAATACGATCTCGACCTAATTACTACCGCACCTTCGGTAGTTTATCGGGTGACAGACAATCACGGTACGCAAACTTATATCGATAATCCGAGTACGCTCCCCGATCCCAATCATCGCCAAAAAATAGAGGAACCCTACGTCAAGTTGGAGATGATTACACCCGAAGAATACGTCGGGACATTGATGGAACTGTGCCAAAACAGGCGCGGTGAATTCAAGGATATGAAATATCTCACCAAAGGGAGAACCACGGTAATTTATGAGATGCCTTTAGCTGAAGTCGTGACAGATTTCTTCGATCGCATGAAGTCCAATACGCGCGGATATGCGAGTATGGAGTATCAACCGATCGGTTATCGCGAAAATCATTTGGTCAAATTAGATCTGATGATCAATGGCGATCCCGTCGATGCCCTAGCGATGATCGTCCACCGCGATAAGGCATATAATGTCGGTCGAGCGATGACTGAAAAGTTAAAAGAGTTAATTCCCCGTCACCAGTTTAAAGTCCCGATTCAAGCCGCGATCGGTAGTAAAATCATCGCTAGTGAAAATATCCCCGCACTGCGAAAAGACGTACTCGCAAAATGTTATGGCGGTGACATTTCGCGGAAGAAGAAACTGCTCCAAAAGCAAGCCAAAGGTAAAAAGCGGATGAAGTCTGTAGGTACGGTAGATGTCCCGCAAGAGGCATTTATGGCGGTATTGAAACTGAATAAAGATGCTTAA
- a CDS encoding Uma2 family endonuclease, with amino-acid sequence MIARLDTARINHEPLVTWEPLPKDFQLEDDPVENDGQSLLAGALRESLELSGFIQPQMFIVSNFGLCATIDDRIVVKAPDWLYVPSTNPSELMRRSYTPHAEGEPVAIVMEFLSQIDGSEYSVKRSFPPGKWFFYEQILKVPIYVIFEPESGLLEFYQLQNERYELILPDPDGRHWIAEMNLFLGTWRGEKEGRSGYWLRWWDESGTMLPWAVEQIEQERHRAEQERQRAEQERQQKERLMAYLRSQGIDPDSLPASNE; translated from the coding sequence ATGATTGCTCGACTCGATACAGCCAGAATCAACCACGAACCCCTAGTTACTTGGGAGCCTTTACCCAAGGATTTTCAATTAGAGGACGACCCGGTGGAGAATGATGGACAATCCCTCTTAGCAGGGGCATTGCGCGAAAGCTTGGAACTGAGCGGCTTTATTCAACCGCAAATGTTCATCGTATCTAACTTTGGGCTATGTGCGACGATCGACGATCGAATTGTGGTTAAAGCACCCGATTGGCTGTATGTGCCCTCTACCAACCCAAGCGAATTGATGCGGAGAAGCTATACCCCACATGCGGAGGGCGAGCCAGTCGCGATCGTCATGGAGTTTTTGTCTCAGATCGATGGCAGCGAATATTCTGTCAAGCGCAGTTTTCCCCCTGGCAAATGGTTCTTTTACGAGCAAATTCTCAAAGTCCCCATCTACGTTATTTTCGAGCCAGAGAGTGGACTATTAGAATTTTATCAACTCCAAAACGAACGCTACGAGCTAATCCTCCCCGATCCTGACGGACGCCACTGGATTGCAGAGATGAACTTATTTCTGGGTACGTGGCGGGGCGAGAAAGAGGGGAGATCCGGTTATTGGCTGCGATGGTGGGATGAGTCGGGTACTATGCTCCCGTGGGCTGTCGAACAAATCGAACAAGAGCGTCACCGCGCAGAACAAGAGCGTCAGCGAGCAGAGCAGGAGCGTCAACAAAAAGAACGGTTGATGGCATATCTTCGATCGCAAGGCATCGACCCAGATAGTCTACCAGCCAGCAATGAATAA
- the holB gene encoding DNA polymerase III subunit delta', which translates to MTTGNLTQFSSILVGQTQAVEILTRSLVKQRLAPAYLFYGADGIGKTLAARCFIESIFCHEVPENQQALIKQKLHQGNHPDVLWVAPTYNHQGKLYSAAEATAAGIKRKTPPQIRIEQIRDISRFLARPPLLGERSVIAIEQAETMPEAAANALLKTLEEPGKATIIAIASSVESLLPTIVSRCQQVPFHRLDRTLTSQVLTKLGKTEILARSEILGLAQGSPGAAIAIWEQLQALPADLLDRSTNLPLSRRQGLELAAGIDRDLDSVEQLWLVDYLQYIYWQKYRAANLVETLEQTRSQLLAYVQPRLVWECTFLKIAT; encoded by the coding sequence ATGACAACTGGAAACTTGACTCAATTTAGCTCTATATTAGTCGGACAAACTCAAGCCGTCGAAATTTTGACTCGATCGCTAGTCAAACAACGGCTCGCACCTGCATACCTATTTTATGGTGCCGATGGGATCGGCAAAACTCTTGCCGCTCGCTGTTTTATTGAATCGATCTTTTGTCATGAAGTTCCAGAAAACCAACAAGCGTTAATCAAACAAAAACTCCACCAGGGCAATCATCCCGATGTCTTGTGGGTAGCACCGACATACAACCACCAAGGAAAACTCTACTCCGCCGCAGAAGCCACCGCAGCAGGCATCAAACGCAAGACACCGCCCCAAATTAGGATCGAACAAATTCGCGACATCAGTCGCTTTTTGGCGCGTCCACCACTACTAGGCGAGCGATCTGTGATTGCGATCGAGCAAGCCGAAACAATGCCAGAAGCCGCCGCAAATGCCCTATTAAAGACCCTAGAAGAGCCGGGAAAAGCCACCATCATTGCGATCGCCTCTAGCGTAGAATCTTTGCTACCGACGATTGTCTCTCGCTGTCAGCAGGTACCATTCCATCGACTCGATCGCACTTTGACGAGCCAAGTGTTGACTAAATTAGGTAAAACAGAAATCTTGGCACGATCGGAAATATTGGGATTGGCTCAAGGTAGTCCCGGCGCGGCGATTGCCATCTGGGAGCAGTTGCAAGCCCTACCAGCGGATCTGCTCGATCGATCGACTAATTTACCGTTAAGCCGTCGTCAAGGGCTAGAATTAGCGGCTGGGATCGATCGAGATTTGGATTCGGTGGAGCAATTATGGTTGGTAGACTATCTTCAATATATCTACTGGCAAAAATATCGAGCCGCGAACCTAGTCGAGACGCTCGAACAAACGCGGTCGCAACTCCTGGCTTACGTTCAACCGCGTTTGGTGTGGGAATGTACCTTTTTGAAGATTGCTACTTAG
- a CDS encoding GGDEF domain-containing response regulator codes for MNTPEPNFQRILLVDDDLVVRARVSESLAQDGFEVILATNGDDGIAAYQEHRPDLILVDAVMPILDGFEFCEKLKNLGERLIPILMITSLDDNESVDRAFASGATDYITKPINLSILRQRVRNLIRQSHLIKNQLNELQEANQNLKSLVNLDSLTKLSNRRGFDDYIQKEWDRMRRIKAPLSLIMCDVDFFKNYNDRYLHPNGDRCLIEVAMAMRNTVRRSGDLVARYGGEEFAIVLPNTDALGAVSVAENVRTAIKNLQIVHEASSVCPHVTISVGVSTIIPTAENDFQALIHAADRALYQAKSQGRDRVTMLVA; via the coding sequence ATGAATACGCCTGAACCAAACTTTCAACGAATTTTATTAGTTGATGACGATCTTGTCGTGCGGGCGAGGGTAAGTGAGTCATTAGCACAAGATGGTTTTGAAGTAATACTTGCAACAAATGGTGATGATGGAATTGCCGCATACCAAGAGCATCGCCCCGATCTGATTTTGGTAGATGCGGTGATGCCAATTTTAGATGGGTTTGAATTTTGTGAGAAACTCAAGAATTTAGGCGAACGTTTGATACCAATTTTAATGATTACCTCATTAGATGATAACGAGTCAGTCGATCGAGCTTTTGCTAGTGGCGCAACTGATTATATTACCAAACCAATTAATTTATCTATTCTGCGTCAGCGCGTGCGAAATTTAATCCGTCAATCTCATTTAATAAAAAATCAATTAAACGAACTTCAAGAAGCCAACCAAAATTTAAAATCACTAGTGAATTTGGATAGTTTAACTAAACTATCCAATCGGCGCGGATTTGATGACTATATTCAAAAAGAATGGGATCGGATGCGTCGGATTAAAGCTCCGTTATCTTTGATCATGTGCGATGTCGATTTTTTTAAAAACTATAACGATCGATATTTACATCCCAATGGCGATCGCTGTTTGATTGAAGTTGCCATGGCGATGCGAAATACCGTGCGCCGCAGTGGCGATTTGGTTGCCCGATATGGGGGTGAAGAATTTGCGATCGTCTTACCAAATACCGATGCTTTGGGTGCTGTTTCGGTAGCCGAAAATGTCCGCACGGCAATTAAAAATCTTCAGATCGTTCATGAAGCTTCATCTGTCTGTCCTCACGTCACCATTAGTGTCGGCGTGTCTACAATTATTCCTACCGCCGAAAATGATTTTCAAGCTCTAATTCATGCCGCCGATCGTGCATTATATCAGGCTAAATCTCAAGGACGCGATCGGGTGACGATGCTAGTAGCTTAG
- a CDS encoding tetratricopeptide repeat protein, whose translation MMNTSNRRQFSDKWMSRLHISLSSILLLTISLLPSVRVAATEAPSEIVLARQVTRKTPAPKNLKTARDFYNRAMRRFRSRDRVGAIADFNRAIALQSNFVDAYNNRGIVKGLNGDSTGAIADYTSALVLNPKFFEAYANRGFARLNIGDRAGALADFQAASAIKPTDPQLAIGKGIILSQNGDKQGAIASYAQAIQLDPKNVDAFYNRGIAKLDLGDFTGALADFDRVIALRPNYAKAYNGRGKTRELMGDSQAALADFNRAIALNPNSSNAYFNRANAQNSLGNRTGAISDYDRVASINPTDAFAFFNRAIIKAENGDKTQAIADYTTALKLNPKLVEAYNNRGILYSSIGNRQAAIADYTQAIQLKPNYGTAYLNRGIVYYVAGEYRKAIADYTQGIASDPKNADLYFNRGVSLAQLQEYQKALADYNTAIRLQPNNALAYSNRGLLQAQLQANSAATEDLKTAARLFQAQNNQAAYESVMRRLERLK comes from the coding sequence ATGATGAACACATCCAATCGCCGACAATTTTCTGACAAGTGGATGTCTCGACTCCACATCTCGCTGTCGAGCATTTTGCTTTTGACGATCTCGCTGTTACCATCAGTACGCGTAGCTGCTACCGAAGCTCCATCTGAGATCGTGTTAGCTCGCCAAGTTACTAGAAAAACACCAGCTCCCAAAAATTTAAAAACGGCTAGAGATTTTTACAATCGAGCGATGCGTCGTTTTCGATCTCGCGATCGAGTCGGCGCAATTGCTGACTTCAATCGGGCGATTGCCTTGCAATCTAATTTTGTCGATGCTTACAACAACCGGGGCATCGTTAAAGGTTTAAACGGCGACAGTACGGGTGCAATTGCCGACTATACTAGCGCGCTGGTTCTCAATCCAAAATTTTTTGAAGCTTATGCCAACAGAGGTTTTGCTCGTTTGAATATTGGCGATCGGGCGGGTGCCTTAGCCGACTTCCAAGCCGCAAGCGCGATTAAACCCACCGATCCGCAACTAGCGATCGGTAAAGGTATCATCTTGTCGCAAAATGGGGATAAACAAGGCGCGATCGCCAGTTACGCTCAAGCAATCCAACTCGATCCCAAGAATGTAGATGCTTTCTACAATCGCGGCATCGCCAAACTCGATCTGGGCGACTTCACGGGTGCGCTCGCTGATTTCGATCGGGTAATTGCCTTGAGACCGAACTATGCTAAAGCTTACAATGGTCGCGGTAAAACTAGAGAATTAATGGGCGATTCCCAAGCTGCACTCGCTGATTTCAATCGAGCGATCGCCTTAAATCCCAATAGCTCCAATGCTTATTTCAACCGTGCTAATGCCCAAAATTCACTCGGAAATCGCACTGGAGCAATTAGCGACTACGATCGGGTAGCGAGCATCAATCCGACTGATGCCTTTGCCTTTTTCAATCGCGCTATCATCAAAGCTGAGAATGGTGACAAAACTCAAGCGATCGCCGATTATACTACCGCACTCAAGCTCAATCCTAAATTAGTCGAAGCATATAACAATCGTGGGATTCTTTACTCTTCGATCGGCAATCGCCAAGCTGCGATCGCGGACTATACTCAAGCCATTCAACTCAAACCCAATTACGGCACAGCATACCTCAATCGTGGGATCGTCTATTATGTGGCTGGTGAGTATCGCAAAGCCATCGCAGATTACACTCAGGGCATCGCCAGCGATCCCAAAAATGCCGACTTATACTTCAATCGTGGGGTCTCTTTGGCTCAACTACAAGAGTATCAAAAGGCTCTGGCTGACTACAATACGGCAATTCGCTTGCAACCAAATAACGCTCTGGCATACAGCAATCGGGGATTGCTCCAAGCCCAACTCCAAGCCAATTCTGCTGCTACCGAAGATTTAAAAACAGCAGCAAGATTGTTTCAAGCCCAAAATAATCAGGCTGCCTATGAATCTGTCATGCGCAGGTTGGAAAGACTAAAATAA
- the bioB gene encoding biotin synthase BioB: protein MLLTTPTWNTLADRSLAGETLTRDEALAVLQAKDEVLLDQIAAAYRVRRHYWSNRVRLHYLLNAQSGLCPEDCHYCSQSKISTAEIEKYPLMAQEKILAAAKRAAELQAGTFCMVISGRSPNEATFGKVLEAVREVKANYDLKVCACLGLLSEEQTHRLAEAGVDRVNHNLNTSESNHDRIATTHTYTDRVETVKNVHAAGITTCSGGILGMGESNDDVIDLALSLRELGVTSVPINFLIPIPGTKFADIKQLTPQQCLRILCLFRFLLPSQEIRIAGGREVHLRSLQPLGLYVANSIFVGDYLTTPGQSATQDWDTIADLGFVLEAVDGSPISVSK from the coding sequence ATGCTACTGACAACACCCACTTGGAATACCCTGGCAGATCGATCGTTAGCTGGAGAGACATTGACTAGGGATGAAGCCTTGGCGGTACTTCAGGCGAAGGATGAGGTGTTGTTAGATCAAATTGCTGCCGCATATCGGGTGCGCCGCCACTATTGGAGCAATCGCGTCAGGCTGCATTATCTCCTCAACGCTCAAAGCGGTTTGTGTCCCGAAGATTGTCATTATTGCTCGCAATCAAAGATCTCGACAGCGGAGATCGAGAAATATCCGTTGATGGCGCAAGAAAAGATCCTCGCAGCGGCAAAACGCGCCGCCGAACTTCAGGCGGGGACTTTTTGCATGGTAATTTCCGGTCGATCGCCGAATGAAGCTACTTTTGGTAAAGTATTAGAGGCAGTACGAGAAGTTAAGGCCAATTACGACCTCAAAGTTTGTGCTTGTCTGGGCTTATTGAGCGAAGAACAGACACACCGTCTGGCTGAAGCTGGAGTAGATCGCGTCAATCACAACCTGAATACCTCCGAATCCAATCACGATCGCATTGCGACTACTCACACCTATACAGATCGAGTCGAAACGGTTAAAAATGTCCATGCAGCGGGGATTACCACCTGTTCTGGCGGGATTTTGGGGATGGGTGAGTCGAATGATGATGTCATCGATTTAGCCCTCTCGCTGCGCGAATTAGGCGTCACTAGCGTTCCGATCAATTTTCTGATTCCAATTCCCGGTACTAAGTTTGCCGATATTAAGCAATTAACACCGCAACAGTGTTTGCGGATTTTGTGTTTATTTCGGTTCTTATTACCTTCCCAAGAAATTCGGATTGCTGGCGGACGAGAAGTGCATTTACGATCGCTACAACCGTTAGGATTGTATGTGGCAAACTCAATCTTTGTCGGCGATTATCTAACTACACCAGGACAATCAGCAACTCAAGATTGGGATACGATCGCGGATCTGGGATTTGTATTAGAAGCTGTGGACGGTAGCCCGATCTCTGTGTCAAAATAG
- a CDS encoding NADAR family protein has protein sequence MSVEKCRDRQSLIDSLDGGNKAEYLLFWGHQPSKDGSVTKSCFSQWFGSKFTIDEIVYPTAEHFMMASKARLFDDLAAEQSILKAKHPKDTQRIGRGVKGFDNKAWEEHRFDIVVRGNLAKFSQNEAFKEFLLNTKTRVIVEASPDDRIWGIGIAADNPDAKNPRRWAGLNLLGFALMEVRSRLLDGESD, from the coding sequence ATGAGCGTAGAAAAGTGTCGAGATAGACAAAGTTTAATCGATTCTCTTGACGGAGGAAATAAAGCTGAATATCTGTTATTTTGGGGGCATCAACCCAGTAAAGATGGTTCGGTAACAAAAAGTTGTTTCAGTCAGTGGTTTGGCTCTAAATTCACGATCGATGAGATAGTTTATCCGACTGCCGAACATTTTATGATGGCATCTAAAGCCAGATTATTTGACGATCTCGCCGCCGAGCAAAGTATTCTTAAGGCTAAACATCCCAAAGATACACAGCGGATTGGGAGAGGAGTTAAAGGATTTGATAATAAAGCTTGGGAAGAACATCGGTTCGATATTGTCGTGCGTGGAAATCTCGCTAAGTTCTCTCAGAATGAAGCATTTAAAGAATTTCTCTTAAATACGAAAACTCGCGTTATCGTCGAAGCTAGCCCCGACGATCGTATTTGGGGAATCGGCATCGCAGCCGATAATCCTGATGCTAAAAATCCACGCCGCTGGGCGGGATTGAATCTGTTAGGTTTTGCATTAATGGAAGTTCGATCGCGGTTACTCGATGGTGAGAGCGACTAG
- a CDS encoding HNH endonuclease, whose amino-acid sequence MSEKAKRISFPKEVREYVFDRDNHQCKSCGQTTNLSIDHIIPLASGGSNDLSNLQTLCGSCNSQKKHYFDPRFDRRFS is encoded by the coding sequence ATGTCAGAAAAAGCCAAGCGGATTAGTTTTCCCAAAGAAGTACGGGAATATGTATTCGATCGAGATAACCATCAATGCAAAAGTTGCGGACAAACTACCAACCTATCGATCGACCATATCATTCCGCTAGCTTCGGGCGGTAGTAACGATCTTAGCAATTTGCAAACATTATGCGGTTCGTGTAATAGCCAGAAAAAACACTACTTCGATCCCAGATTCGATCGACGGTTTAGTTAA
- a CDS encoding dynamin family protein, with translation MTFQHSPNTLPQCQNLQVQVDSVLDLLKQEPTLQARVDTSAVRASLKKAIAPTFEIVFAGAFSAGKSMLINAILERELLYSAEGHATGTECQIAYAEPDRERVVLTFLSEAEVLSQVQLLGKKLGLNLHDPQQATLLLQEQSLMDTLRDSCIAIIQQEGGESKSERAKQASAFKLLIQGFIDNKKYIDKTTNRTLSMEQFDFKNLQEAASYARRGSNSAVLRRVEYYCHHPLLQDGNVLVDTPGIDAPVKRDAELTYTKIENPDTSAVVCVLKPAAAGDMSTEETEMLERIRQNPGVRDRVFYIFNRIDETWYNSQLRQRLDNLIGEQFRDSQRVYKTSGLLGFWGSQLRQTNANDRFGLNSFFAASVTPDGEQTPQFVNEFNRYCSISGKLPIDKFRIDVRSYESATENYLRILGEQGRGLVEQLIKDSGIEEFRTAITRYLMEEKRPLLLVNLADDLQPLCISLRRNYLENWHYLKAQPQDANAIKEQEIQLLSKQLKDVGDEFTEHIHAIVNEVVASNTNVAFEADFTKLKAKMVSRLDELLTTFSVSHVHQQAQASHRRNSVVPLIGILSEAFYYLSNGLEDVLVVAVQELVANFFQQLITQIQKQEYYRDLYRLLGNDCDIEQNLKQLETIVSSSLINAARVECDRYVRERPEFFTEGTSSLFQLRQTLQQACRGYDHYNMIEAEPAIRQLLKIDFEEKVRETVMRSFRQVINQSLNNQLLPIANYQSEQILSQYDRARAYLAKALEKEAEEKIRQNQRQLAEVEQRIGVFNAAVEGINSCLEAMQLDRHRLPTLSQSDLLLPVNDVAESTAELVMAGDSN, from the coding sequence ATGACTTTCCAACACAGTCCCAATACCCTTCCCCAGTGCCAGAACCTCCAAGTTCAGGTAGATTCAGTACTCGATTTGCTCAAGCAGGAGCCAACGTTACAAGCACGCGTAGACACCAGTGCAGTGCGTGCTTCGCTCAAAAAAGCGATCGCACCTACCTTTGAAATCGTCTTTGCGGGAGCATTCAGCGCGGGTAAATCGATGCTGATTAATGCCATCTTGGAGCGAGAATTGCTCTATAGTGCCGAGGGTCATGCTACGGGGACAGAATGCCAAATTGCTTATGCAGAACCGGATCGGGAGCGGGTAGTACTAACCTTTTTATCCGAAGCTGAGGTTTTAAGTCAGGTGCAATTATTAGGCAAAAAGCTAGGATTGAATCTCCACGATCCGCAACAGGCTACCTTGCTATTACAAGAACAAAGTTTGATGGATACGCTGCGCGATTCTTGCATCGCAATCATTCAGCAAGAAGGGGGTGAAAGTAAGTCAGAGCGAGCCAAACAAGCTTCTGCATTTAAGCTATTGATTCAAGGTTTTATCGATAACAAAAAATATATCGACAAAACTACCAATCGCACGCTATCGATGGAGCAATTTGATTTTAAAAACCTCCAGGAAGCCGCCAGTTATGCGCGGCGGGGTAGCAATAGCGCGGTATTGCGGCGAGTAGAATATTACTGTCACCATCCCCTGCTCCAAGATGGTAACGTCCTCGTCGATACTCCTGGAATCGATGCGCCAGTCAAGCGGGATGCCGAACTCACCTACACCAAGATCGAAAATCCCGACACATCTGCTGTCGTTTGTGTTCTCAAACCCGCTGCGGCTGGAGATATGAGCACCGAAGAAACCGAAATGCTCGAACGCATTCGCCAAAATCCTGGCGTTCGCGATCGAGTTTTTTACATCTTCAATCGCATCGATGAAACCTGGTACAATTCCCAATTGCGCCAGCGGCTAGACAATCTCATCGGCGAACAATTTCGCGACTCGCAGCGCGTCTATAAAACTAGCGGTTTGTTAGGTTTTTGGGGTAGCCAACTCCGCCAGACAAATGCAAACGACAGATTTGGACTGAATTCTTTTTTTGCCGCCAGCGTTACCCCAGACGGCGAACAGACACCCCAATTTGTCAACGAATTCAATCGCTATTGTTCGATCTCTGGCAAATTACCTATAGATAAGTTTCGGATCGATGTCCGCAGTTACGAATCGGCTACCGAAAACTATCTGCGAATTCTCGGCGAGCAAGGACGGGGATTGGTAGAACAACTCATCAAAGATAGCGGCATCGAAGAATTTCGTACCGCCATTACCCGCTATTTAATGGAAGAAAAACGTCCATTATTATTGGTAAATCTTGCCGACGATCTGCAACCCCTCTGTATCAGTCTCCGCCGCAATTATTTAGAAAACTGGCACTATCTCAAAGCTCAACCGCAAGATGCCAATGCGATTAAAGAGCAAGAAATTCAACTCCTCAGCAAGCAGCTCAAAGATGTCGGCGACGAGTTTACCGAACACATACATGCGATCGTCAATGAAGTAGTTGCCAGTAATACTAACGTTGCTTTTGAGGCAGATTTTACCAAACTCAAAGCCAAAATGGTCAGTCGTCTGGACGAATTACTCACAACTTTCTCAGTCAGTCACGTTCACCAACAAGCCCAAGCCAGCCATCGCCGCAATTCGGTGGTACCATTAATTGGCATTTTGAGTGAAGCCTTTTACTATCTATCAAACGGTTTAGAAGATGTTTTAGTCGTCGCCGTGCAAGAATTAGTCGCTAACTTCTTCCAACAACTAATTACCCAAATTCAAAAACAAGAATATTATCGCGATCTTTATCGCTTGTTAGGTAACGATTGCGATATCGAACAAAACCTCAAACAATTAGAAACGATCGTCTCTAGTTCCTTAATTAATGCCGCACGGGTAGAATGCGATCGATACGTCCGCGAACGTCCCGAATTTTTCACCGAAGGTACATCATCTCTATTCCAATTACGTCAAACGCTTCAACAAGCCTGCCGAGGCTACGATCATTACAATATGATTGAAGCCGAGCCAGCGATTCGTCAATTATTAAAGATTGACTTTGAAGAAAAAGTTCGCGAAACCGTCATGCGATCGTTCCGGCAAGTCATCAATCAATCGCTCAACAATCAATTATTACCGATCGCCAATTACCAATCCGAACAAATTCTCTCTCAATACGATCGCGCTCGTGCATATTTAGCCAAAGCATTGGAAAAAGAAGCCGAAGAAAAGATCCGTCAAAATCAACGTCAACTAGCCGAAGTCGAGCAACGTATCGGGGTGTTCAATGCAGCAGTTGAAGGCATCAATAGCTGTCTCGAAGCTATGCAACTAGACAGACATCGGTTGCCAACATTGAGCCAATCGGATTTATTATTGCCTGTTAATGATGTTGCTGAATCTACGGCAGAGTTAGTTATGGCGGGCGATAGTAATTAA
- a CDS encoding KGK domain-containing protein: MKQPTDLTFSRAKVDNIFDQSRTRGSYTKDAYYSDLKNAILTNDNNVVTLINMLVDGSMCNLLQPDGKGWQKGKLKLCFEFIPEEPEPVAAQQTSVEAHPSPLDEIRQLAN, encoded by the coding sequence ATAAAGCAACCGACCGATCTAACTTTTTCTAGAGCAAAAGTAGATAATATATTCGATCAATCTAGAACTCGTGGTAGTTACACTAAAGATGCCTATTATAGCGACTTAAAAAATGCAATTTTAACAAATGACAATAATGTAGTTACACTAATAAATATGTTGGTAGATGGTAGTATGTGTAATCTATTACAGCCAGATGGAAAAGGATGGCAAAAAGGCAAACTAAAACTATGTTTTGAATTTATACCGGAAGAACCCGAACCTGTAGCTGCACAGCAAACCTCAGTAGAAGCTCATCCTTCTCCACTAGATGAGATTCGTCAATTGGCAAACTAA